The Mytilus trossulus isolate FHL-02 chromosome 3, PNRI_Mtr1.1.1.hap1, whole genome shotgun sequence genome contains a region encoding:
- the LOC134709526 gene encoding uncharacterized protein LOC134709526 encodes MVLRSYSILFCVCVFMMAESVVWYPDMRRFSANPPSMSVKLKTEPYTSILSDNYYMMPSNHQNSKDRQYFSMQEQRIINEPRNKDDIKRMSVAGTNAQQKPK; translated from the exons ATGGTTCTGCGCTCATATAGCATTCTTTTTTGTGTATGCGTTTTTATGATGGCGGAATCGGTCGTTTGGTATCCAGATATG AGACGATTTAGTGCAAATCCACCGTCTATGTCAGTTAAATTAAAGACTGAACCGTATACCTCG ATTCTGTCGGACAATTATTATATGATGCCTTCAAACCACCAAAATTCTAAAGATAGACAGTACTTTAGCATGCAAGAGCAACGAATTATAAATGAGCCTCGGAATAAAGACGATATCAAG CGGATGAGTGTTGCAGGAACAAACGCACAGCAAAAGCCAAAGTAG